The Haliotis asinina isolate JCU_RB_2024 chromosome 16, JCU_Hal_asi_v2, whole genome shotgun sequence DNA segment GCCTTGAACTGTTGGAAGTATAATGTGACTTGGATCTGTAATAACCTTTTCAGGCTTTTGTTTGGTCTAGGAACGGTATAATACCCAGAATTTGTTGTCGGGTAATTAACTCAGGACCGTTCACCTTAAGGTGACGATGATAAGCATCTATTCGTGCTCAGTCTTTATTCTTCATTTCTGTATTTACATTTCAAGGAAAAAAACATCAGCTATTCGGAGAATTAAGAATCACATACATGAAGTGATCAAAATCCTCAGATACAAACCACTGTATGAAGATTAGCATCACGTGAAAACAGACTGAGAATACAGCGTCTGTATTTCGGATTCACTTTGTAGATAATTATGAGTTCTCTTTGGTGTTATGGGGTGGTGGTGTTCGCCTCTGgtgaaagcgtttgcttgtaACTCTgaacacccaggttcgatttcacacgttggtacaatgtatgaagatcatttctggtgtcccccgctgtgatattggtggaacattgttcaaagtggcataaaaccatactcactcactcactcactcactcactcgtcagtGATTTATTTTAACTATAAACACCTGAACACAGGTATAAGTAAACTATTAATTTGCTGTTTAataagaagaaaatattttagaaagatttgttgttattttctcCCAGTGATACTACTAACACAGTTTCGTTTCTTCGTCGTTTTCTAATGTTCAATTTACCATAGCCCATGTCGTTTAACAACTAACCTTTACTAACTGGGGACAAATAACATGGTTCATATGTGCACGCTCACACAttccgcacacacacacgcactgaGATCTCATGGTATTCTGGCACAAAAATACCTTTTTAGAGATGCTCGAGACGATCAGCGTTCCGATCGATCTCATCGACCTCACAGGACAACAATGGATGCATCTGTGATAATGTATGCGAGAGGTATCTTCGTTTTTGATCAAGAACAAACATAGGGGCGATGggaatagcctagtggttcaagtgttcgttcgtcacgacaaagacccgtgtttgattccccacatgggttcagtgtgtgaaacccatttctggtgcctcccgctgtgacattgctggaacattgctcgCAGTGGCGTAAAACGTAcctcactcacctcactcactcagagcaaatataaatatttaaatatgtcTAAATATACCATGTTTAAAAATTTTTACTTAATCGTACCTTGACATCCACACttcccagtctaagtaaacttagtctcagagtatttcgttacactccaccactgagtctaacaaaacgtagtagaaggttgcgtcaggtagcCTTTGAGCGATCACTGACTGCCCAGTCAAATGaaagacggttaaatagatttaaccaatcagacaacggctactatttagggatcggagggactttcaaaatattcaggccactgacacagatctctccacaaacaaaaatctgcatataacacagttatttgacctgcagtatatacgctttggggtttctgttgaccatggttaccattagctaatatttccgcaagctaaaatccttgaatattgcccaaaacactattttcggctactgtttactcaccgttgtcatggttgtatgcacgccgtgtgcatcacccggaagcgagcgtacgttaaatagcattcggaattgttcgggtacgaaccttttcgagacaaatggttcaaaaggtatgcgcgaatgtgcactttcgcgatttggtaatcTGTGTTccgattggtcagtctcaaaggttacctggcgcgacctcccataaggttttgttcgactcagtagtggagtgtaacgaaaagtactgaggaaaagtttacttagactgccacACTTCCCTGCTTTTCAACAATTCGTCTAAGAACATATACTGTTTAGATAGAAAGTAAAACTATATCTAATTTAAAAAGATTCTCAGTGAGGCGTTTGCCTCATTACTTGGGGAGAAtctagtgagagagtgagtgacctttgctttacgccacactcgacaatattccagcgatatggcgacGGCCTGTCAATAATtttgtctggaccaaacaatccagcgttcagcaccatgagcatcgatctgggcaccgatgacatatatcaactaagtcaacgagtctgatcacacgcctcttacgacaagcatagtcaccttttgtggcaagcttgggttgggGAAAATCTACACATGCTTTAtttagatattttattttgCAGAGAGGTGCAGTAAGTTTAGCGGAAGGGGGACTATGAGTGTTCAGGGGATATGTGTCCCTTGACTAGGTAGGGCCAAAACATTTAGTTTAATACCAATTATTATAATAACCGGGAAAAGCGAGCCATGGTTTTTGAGCAACGAGCCGAAACACCTTAAGCCCACATCAGATCCGTTTCAGTGACTCTCATAGACTAACGggtagtctctgaatatatataattttgattgtaacaaacagCTCATATAAATTGCTTCATTTCGTGAGTTGTGATTTACGCAAGTGTTAGGAAATGTGCCAGTATATATCACAGCGagtgacactagaaatgggctttacaagTTGTGCCCATATGAAGAATCTAACCCGTATCGttggcgtaacgagcgaactctttaaccactaggccaccccaccccTCCTAAAAGAGTGTGACTGTGTGGTGTGTTTGTGGCAAAGAGAGAGGGGTCTGTGTGTCGGTTTTGGTATGTGTGcacatgcgtgcgtgtgtatgtgtgtgcctgAGAGATCACCTTCTTTTGGTATAACGCTGACTGAAATCGAATCACAGATCAAACGTTTCATCCACTTGACCCTTTGTTTGTTTActctttaacgccgcactccgcaatattcctgctgcatggcggcagtcagtaaataatcgagtttggaccaaacaGTCCGGTGATCAGCAACAATAACATCAATCGACTCTATCGGGTACGAGCTAGTCTGACCAGCCGAtttcgttagtcgccttttacaacaagcatcggTTGTTAAATACGAAGTCTAACGCAGATCTTTACGGGTCCCGCGAAGCCATGGTCAGTGTCTGAAGGCATTCTTACAATATGGATCAGGGccttttttaagctctcttagaaCTTTGATAGTcgcaagttaatgttaatgtatggcacttacgactatcttggcGCCAGAATCTTTGCGATGAGTGACTTTGGTTCAATTACACCTGTTGCAAATCTACGTTAAAGTATGGGAATTTCTGAGTGTTACGAGATAGTCTGAGCGTTACGACTGCTTGTGGACCAGCGTTCGGGGGCCACGGTGCCTGTGTAATTGGACCAGCGCTTTAGGGTAGCATGGAAACAACCAGTGATACCTTCTAACTTCTACTTGACTCGATGTCTCATTGGATATGTTGACAAACACAGTGATTTTAGCGGTAAGGCGTTCGTAACACTCATACTTGCGACGGCTACAGAGCAAAGAACGCTTGTGGAACAAGATcaaattttcaatatttcagacatcCACTGGTTAAATGCAAATGAGTAATATGAATAAAGAtaaaacattgaaatatatcCAATTTGCATATTTTATTTCTATCAAAGGCATGACCTTGACCGTAGGTCACTTAACGAAATCAATAGTAAGTGTAACAGTTTAAGTGGAAACCTTCCTGCAACATCGTTTTTGGATTTAAGAATACTGttttactttaaaaaaataaattgtgTACGAATTTGTGGAGTTAAGAATATTGTgttactttaaaaaaataatttgtttacGAGTTTCCCACGTTTAGTAATTTTCATGATCAACCATCTGTTGTGCAGATTGTCGATTCTCTCGATCCCTGTTTTTCCCTGTCATGTAACCCTTGCCTTAATCCGACACTCATAGAATTTCAAGCATTTAAACACGGTGTCGTtttagacgtttgcagcctatCGATTTTACTAACAAACATTTACAGATATTAAGGTCTCCAAACTCTGCTACCGATGGTTTAGGACGTCTCGACGTGGGTAAGTTGTGGTTGTTTTAGACAAATAAGGAATTGATCCCTGCAGTCGGAATCGAACTGTCTGGTGGAAGGTGGTTTGGTGAACAGTTAGAGAGAACTTCCAGAGTTGTCGCCTTCTATTTTGCCAAACAGCCACCCATTCTCTTCTGATGGTTCCTCTTGCTGTGGTCGACGCTGTTGTGGTCGTCGTTGTTGTGGTCGacgctgctgctgttgttggtTGTAATCGTTACTGCTACGAGACTGTGATCCGGCGCCGTTGATCAGACTCTCAGGAATCCTTGTCCTGTGATATAGAGATGATCTCACTGCTCCTacttaaacaacaaaaatagtTGTTGGGTGTTGAACGCTACtctccagtgactgacatcatgatcacGGATCTTCACAGCTggatgagtgattgagtttagttttacgccactttcagcaatattccagcaacacgaCAACAGGGTACACGAGAAACCAAACTCACA contains these protein-coding regions:
- the LOC137268881 gene encoding uncharacterized protein is translated as MKVLPAVLLVMLSSTLVESMWNVLNSGSHSRSSSLSRSPMRSSSRSSSRSHTRSHHEPKISGVLKALTNIQEKMNNDLGAVRSSLYHRTRIPESLINGAGSQSRSSNDYNQQQQQRRPQQRRPQQRRPQQEEPSEENGWLFGKIEGDNSGSSL